Within Citrus sinensis cultivar Valencia sweet orange chromosome 1, DVS_A1.0, whole genome shotgun sequence, the genomic segment TTCTCTATCTTCAACTTTGAGCTGGTCCTATATTTTCagttaacatttttcttttaggcATTTTGTATCTTGTGTGTATCCTATTagtttttatcatattttttggTGACGATTATGACTTATGAGTTATAAGGGTGAAGTTTAGTTCAATTTGGTTTGGGATTGTTGTGGGATTCCAATTATATGCAATGAAATCATGAATTAACTGGCTATAGAGTATATAGTATTTGATTGATTTGGACAAGCTTATTGCTAAAATAAGGATAGAAGATATGGCAGTATTTTGGATTCAGTTGTATAATGGAGTCCAATTGTATTCCTAGAATATGGTGTTCACatcaaaagagaaattatatgTAGGActgttgttttcattttctaattcaagtcGCCAGTACATGATAATCACAGCTTAATTTACTGATGATTCGTGTATGGTGAGATTCAATCTAATTTCTCTAATGAGatttattaaaacttataaagaTGTGATGCTTGTATCGtatccaaattaaaaattgagacTTTTAGTTTTCTAATGCTGCGTGCTTGGCCTTAAGGTatgatttgtttcaatttgtattttgtgtTTAATGGAGAAACAATTCCacagtttttttattttgatgatcGATTTGCCTTTTTAGGTACACTCAATCAGGATTGCGCGCCATCACCCTCCCCTGCTCAAGAAAAAGCAGCCAAGAAGAATGAGTCAATCTTTGATCGTAAGCACCATGAATACTATAGATCTAGCTAGTACTATTAATCATTATTTGGTACTATTGTGCTAATATATCAGGTTTAATTGTCTAGTTTGCCGTTGGATTGATTGTGGAGGTGGCTCATGCAAGAATACATCAATGTTCTCATACAGTTGTCAATGTGCAGTGGATCACTATAATCTTCTTAATACCTCTACTTTCCCCTGCTACAAAGAATGTAAGAGCACATACTAAACATCAGCTGCTTTCAAATATGAGATTCATCAGGTGTTAAGGCAACATAGTCGGCAAAACATGATTACTTAGATGCACAATTTTGATTGGAACTCATTAGATATTTATGAACTAGTTTAGCACTTTTGAAGGAATGTAACTGTTGACTTGAATGTGATGTGATTTGCAGGTTCAATTGGAATGGATTGTAAAAACATGGGGATCTCAGTGCCACTTCCTCCACCGCCACCGCCGCCAACATCATTAGCCGACAGCAGTGAGAATCAAGGTAAGAATGGCATTACAGACTTGCACAGAGGACTTTCCTTTGGTTTCCAAGATAAAATCATAAGAAAAAAGTTAGGACCGTGTTTTTAAGCTTTAGCATTACATggcttttttaacttttagttCAGCACACATACAAAGTTATGTATCAATGCACAATAAACTGATTTCTGTTCTGCCTATATTCGCTTGTGCAGCTGCTTCGAATTTGCTCGGGAATGCTCATTGGTTGATACTCCTTACATGGTCTCTGGCTTTGGTTTTGTGAAGATGGTATATCGACGTTGGTTGAGATTTCTGATACGACAGTCACTGGATTATAAGCATTTTTTTGATTGGGTGTTTGTTCTGTTTTCATTCAATGCCCCGCACCTTCTTAGTTAGCTGCTAGTTTCCATATGTAAATTTCCAGGTGATACCTATATAAGTTAACTGCATGCACGCGCATTTCGGGAGCAAATGATACTTGTAtcttttttcctcatttatgaattattatagAATTACGTTGATTTCATTTCGCAGTGATTtcaataatcttattttttctataCGGACGAAACGAAACTGTCATGATTTTTACGGTTCAATTACATTTAGATTTTCAtcaaaacattcattttaaacTGTCACGGTTTTCTGCCCTTcttaatacatacatacatctTTTCGAAGGCCCGAACATGCAAATCAGAACCGGTGGATTCAGAAATTTCCAAACCCAAACAGTAGAAAAATGCCTAATTTACGATGCATGATGGGCTGGATGATGATTCGAAGCCCACAATGGGCTTGAGAGATTCCAGGCCCGTGAGCTTCCAGATCCCTCATTTGTGGCCCATTTACACGACTGGGCCAGAGACCCGAAATACGTGCTGTTGCTGTTCTGCTGCCATTGGTCTTATTTCCAACCGATGCATGACCCGGATGCAAATGATGTAAAATATTGTTGGTCTAAGATCAATTGAATGCTTGATTGATGATTGATTGATGATCGATGAAGCTGACAAATCAATCTGGGGTCACGCTGCCATTAACGCCCTTTACTGCTCCCCATTTCATCAATCAACTTCTCATCAAAACCGTCTTGACATGTTGGTGCCTCAGCTATAAGATCCCCCCGACCTAGAAACTCTAAACCTAGCTAAAACAAATCGCATCTactttaaatacaaaatctcCCCGGCCCGgactctttctttttactgaCGGCGTACAATATAACCCTCCATTTTTTGACACTTATGATGTGCTACTCTGTAGACTGCACCTACTGAtacaaaatatcatttatagACAAAAAAGGCATATTGCTgtcacttttcttttaaattttgaattttttatttgacgTGATTGAATTATTGCTTCCTTTTGCCCCTATTTGCCCTTTGCTGTTCTCATTTCTTGGTTTTCGCTTCCAACAAAAGCCTTCCTTTCTTGTTTCAAGTTTCCATTGGACCTCTcactttactttcttttttttttttttaattttttctaatacaCAAAAGTGGCCATTGGTCTATTTCCAGTTTTCCACCAAtctccttttaattttaccccttaattttaactttttttttcttctttcttcttgatTTGCCTTCAAGTCCCTAGAGTGAATCCCACCCAGCAGTGGGCTATAAGTAAAAGCAGTTTAGTGTTGTataaaatcaatggtcatTGGAACTTGAAGCCAACATAATTTCTGCCCATGTTTTTTGGTCAATTATGTGACACGGAcagatgttgcattattgACAAAAGCGGATGTCTTTAACCTTATTGGTATGGCTGAGGTGCTCTCCCGCGATGTAGCCAATTTGGAGTTGATTTATGTCTAATTTCGATTGTGATTTTCGAAACTTGCAAGGCTGATTACACTAATCATTATGCTTTTGATGAGGCCAAGAACGTCCTTTTATCCTGTAAACAATATGGGTTTTGTGCAAAATATAAGGTGATAATAGTTATTTAACCTGTACATGTTGTTGTTCAATGAGGTAACATATATGTCCATGATTTACTGTTTTACTTTTATCATTGTTTGTTTGGGTAAGAGTTATATAGAGTTCACATAGGAGACTCAAAATTCCTGTACTCTAAACATTTACGAGTATAGAGAGGTTTTCTATCTGTACCCAtcaataaacttttaaaactaTGCTAAAATTGTATGAGTTTAGACTTTCAATATATTATTGATTGTAATTTTACTAGattctaatataatataattttattataatttgtttgtgtttaATGCATAATTAGCATCCGGTCCCCATAGGTTTTGTATTTTCACCAATAAGGGAATATTTTGTCATGTATATcaaattgatatataattttaaaagaccAAATCGGCCTTATAATATTGAAATCTGATTTAAAGGTGCATTCaattcgatttttttttttaatttggattaggtttagtttgaaaattatcagaacaaataagtttaattttggTTCGGTTTTCACATAATACCAAACGAAAAACCCGTTTTTTTCCCGGCCATCGTCAGAACATCATAATATATGAAAGTAACTTAATAATAAGGTTATTACAGTCATTTGGACAAGGGTCAGAGACCCATGTGATATGAAAGGGCAATCTATGTCCTTGtttgtgaaaatataaaacGATAGGGATCCACAAGTTATTATCCTCCTTTTGTATAGTGTAATTAATGGCGAAGACTTGTAAAAACTGAATTATTAGCAGCACCCGAAACATGCAAGAAACATATATTGGGCACGtccattcaaatatttttgatgGGATATACGAATAAGTATGATTCAATGGACTCGTTGATGGGTAGCAATTAATTGCAAACCAGCCAATACATGAAGTGGGTTCAATACCGGATTGAGTAAGTTGGGGAATTTGATATATTGTTCCCGTCATTTACTAGACTCTTATCTCTTTGTCGATCGATAGCATGCATGAGCATGCTTGGTGCCCGCCATTCAGGTTTTGTGCCCATAATCAAGATTCCACTCATTTTGGCTTTGAAACGGTGGAGTAGTAGTgtccataatccaagattccaCTCATATTTTCCTTGAAAAATAAGGTTTAGCTACAACATTACACGTCAAATCTAAATTAAGACTCTTATTAATATTGAGTTACTTAGTTAACATCAAATTGATAATGAGTTGGCGGCCAAACAGTCAGATCTTTTGCTCGGATTCTCCCACATTTAATGAGGTTTAATTCTTTGTGGGCATATACAGCCATATCTTAAATGGGTGAAGATTTTTAGCTTCTAAAACACAGTAGAAGTTGTGTTGAACCAATATTTTCCTCTAAATGATTATTGCAAATGGGACGTTGATTTGGTCTCATTTCACCATCATTAAATAGTAGCTAGGGACCCTTCTTGTCATCCACACAAAAAAGTTGTAAAGAACatgaaattttggtgaagcAAATTCGGTCTCTCATGTATCTGTGTCACTGCCCTCTCTTTGACCCTGGCGGTTGGTGGTGGGTTTTAATCTTCATTTAAATCTTCTACCTATGTTAACCCATCAGTTTTATGGCATTACTGTCCCATCTCATCATGTTTCTTTCGAATTAACATCCTTTCACCATatgttaaaaattaagacTCCTCGTAAAAATATTACCATTAGTCATCAATTGCATATAGAAACTATTTTGCACTAGCTAAGTATGATAACATTTATCGaatgaaaacataaaatacagaaaataaaatatatgagatGTACATCTGATGCTTTCATTGaactaatattaatatgacACGTCCATTTTTGCTGCAATCCGCTTGCGTTTTCTGcgcaaaataatttacattaaaaaaaaaatttgtgattcGAGCATGACCGGTGATGACATTAAGTATATCAACAAACTCTTAAAttaggttaatttttttaattatatttaaccttGTCTTCTTCTTACAccttattaataataaaaaatgtttcTAAACAAAACTAATACATGCAAGGCAGTGATAGATCTTAAGAAGTAATTCACCggtccaaaaaaaataaaatgctattGCCATTAGTCAAGTAACAAAGGCGGATGCCTGTTGGGGAAAGTACTGCATCCAAGAGGAGTCAGTAGGGAGGGTATTAAGTCAGCGTTGCAGCAAGTTTGGAAGACAACGGAGGGATTCAAGGTGGAAAGCTTAGGAGGCAAGATGTTTATGTTCAAGTTTGCCTCGGAAGCAGACAAGAAAAGAGTTCTTTCTGGAGGTCCCTGGCACTTTGAACGTGCGTTGATAGTTCTACAAGAACCGAGCGGCATAGGGGAAATAGCAAAGCAATCCTTTACACAGTCAGCTTTTTGGGTGCAATTACACAATGTACCAGTTGGATGTATGGAGCAAGAAACTGTTAAAATGCTGGGGGAAACCATTGGAAAGGTTGAAGAAGTTGATGCTGATGAAGAAGGGGAATGCATTGGCCGATTTGCCAGAGTAAGGATCTCCATTGATATTACGCAGCCtctaaaaaagataatatatCTAGAGCATGCAGGGGGAGAAGAAATTCCGATTCCAGTGGTATATGAGAGGCTACCAGAATTTTGCTTCTGCTGTGGTCGGATAGGACACCCATATAAGGAATGTGATAAGTACGAAGGGCAAACGAAGGATGAACTTGCTTATGGGGTGTGGATGCAGGCAGTCCAGTTGTATGGAAAATCCAGAGTTAACAGCAGTTATGAAAGAGGGCAACATGGTAGTAGCAAACCGGCCAATCACCCAACAAAGACAGGGTACCAGGAGCAAAGGGGAAATTCTCACCCTCAACGTCAAAAGCCCTCTCAATGGAACAAGGCCAGTGAAACCACAAGCGAACCAAGCTCCAACCAAGAGGACATACACGTGGCAGTCAGCCAAGAAGGCATTGCTAAGGAGATGGGGGAAGATCAATTAATGTCTGTCGTGCAGGAATCGAGAAACCTACAAATGGACTGCAACCAGTCAGCTATGACAGCTAGCAATGAGACACATGTCAAAGCTCAGACCAACAGAGCGGGAACAACAAGCAAAAAAGGgagggaaaatgaaaatttaaccCGGGAAAGGAGCTTGGTTATTGGGAGGTTGGAAAAAGAGTATGAGGCCCAGAATAGCGGTGAAGAAGAGGAAGGGATGGAAAATGGGCCAGAGCTAGTACGTCAAAAGCCCAAGGGGAAAAATTGGAAGCGCCAGGCTCGGATTAAATGCGAGAAAGGTGCAGTGAAGTTGGAGACATACTTAAAGAAGAGACCATGTCATGAACAATATGGAATAAGCCCAAACCAGAAAAAACTTAGAATGGCTAGCCCGACTAAGCCAATGCCGAACCAAAAGCAAAAGAGTCCACCTTCAGTAATGCTCAAGCTAGCATGGGAAACGATGTCAGTAGAGGAGTTAGAGATGGCAACCCCAAAAACTACAGACGCAGCGGCGGAGGCTGGTGGCCAGCCCCGCCGACAGCCATGAAAATCCTCAGCTGGAACGTTCGGGGTTTGGGGAATTCCCGGACGTTTCTAGCCCTTCAAAAAATTCTCCAACAACAAAGGCCGTTAATTCTGTTTGTTTGTGAAACGAAATTAACGGCTAAGCAGATGTATGAAACAAGTAGGAAGCTTAAGATTGATAACTGTTTGGCAGTGAATAGAAACGGCAAAGGAGGGGGTTTGGCTATGCTATGGTATAATGAGGCTAATGTGCATGTCACCTCGTACAGCAATCATCATATTGATGCCCGGGTGCAGAGAGAGGATGGTAGCTGGATGAGATGCACTGGCATTTACGGACATCCTGAGATGTCACAAAAACATCACACTTGGATATTGCTGAAAAGGTTAGCAGATTTGTTTGATATTCCCTGGTTATGCTTTGGTGATTTTAACGAGATTCTGCACCCGAATGAAAAACTAGGAGGAAATGATAGAAATGTTAACATGATTAGTGAGTTTAGAGAAGCTTTATGTGAATGCAATTTGATTGATCTGGGCTGTAAAGGGTACCCCTTCACATGGAGTAATGGTAGGTTCGGCCAGCATTTTGTAGAGGAGAGGTTGGACCGATTTTTGTGTAATAAGAAATGGAGAGAAAAGTATGTGGACTGTGCAGTTGTTAATCTAGAGACGTGGACCTCAGACCACTGTCCTATCATCATGGAAGTGCAAGCTAAAGGTAGTGCGTTAAGTTATGCGCGAAAAAGGACCTCAAGAATCCATTATGAGGATGCATGGAGCAGTTATGAGGGCTGTAAAGACATTGTTGATAAGGAATGGAGGAGGCATGGCAACTGGAAATGTGCTGACCCGGTTTGGCTCTTTAAACAAACAACAAAGTCTTCGATGGCTCAGCTTAAAAACTGGAGTAACGCGGAATTTAAAGGGAGGCAGCAAAAGTTAGAAAAGCTGACAGCTAAACTGAAGGAGCTGAGACACAATGGTGTGAATATAGTGACGGGAAGGAAATTAAGAGAGTTAAAAGTCAGATCCAGAACATCTTGCTTGACGAAGAAATTTATTGGAAGCAGAGGTCTCGGGCAAATTGGTTGAAGGAGGGTGATAAAAACACTAAGTATTTCCACGCCAAAGCATCATCTCGAAgacgaaaaaataaaatctgggGTATAGAGGACAATCAAGGTAACTGGATGCAGGAAGAGGAAGAGGTGGAACGAGAATTTTGTAGCTACTTTGCTAACTTGTTCACCACCTCCAGACCAGACCAGAAGCAGGTGGATGCAGCCCTAGAAGATTTGAAGCCAAGAGTCACCGATGAGATGAATGAGCAACTGATGCAGCCATTTACGAAAGAGGAGATTGTGGAGGCGCTGTCCCAGATGTGCCCTACCAAAGCTCCAGGGCCCGATGGACTGCCAGCGGCCTTCTACTAGAAGCACTGGAACACAGTTAATACGGGTGTGGTCAACACATGTCTCCATATCCTGAATGAGCGAGGTAATATCACTCCTCTCAACCACACTTACATTGCTCTGGTTCCAAAGATTAATAAGCCTAGGAAAGTGTCTGAGTTTAGACCCATAAGTCTATGTAATGTAATTTACAGAATCATTACAAAGTCAATTGCAAATAGGCTGAAACAACACCTCCACAAAGTGATCTCTCCATCCCAAAGTGCCTTCATACCGGATAGACTCATAACTGACAACATTATTATAGGATATGAATGCCTTCATAAGATTAGGCACAGTAAAGGGAGAAAAAATGGCCTTGTAGCTCTGAAACTAGACAATAGTAAGGCTTACGATAGGGTGGAGTGGCTGTTTTTAAAGCAAGTAATGCTCGAGCTAGGCTTTGCGGAACCTTGGGTCAACTTGATCATGAGATGCATTACCACATCTTCATTCTCTATTATTATCAATGGGACAGCTAGAGGTATAATTTACCCGCAAAGAGAGCTAAGGCAGGGCTGCCCTCTTTCCCCTTATTTATTTCTCATGTGTGCAGAGGCATTCTCGAACATGCTGCACAGGGCCGAAGAAAAAAGAGTCATCCATGGGCTAAAGTTCAGCAAAGATATCACCATATCTCACCTCTTGTTTGCCGACGACAGCCTTATATTCACAAGAGCCTCAGAAAATGATTGTATGCACCTGAAAAGAATCTTTGAGTGTTATGCCGTTGCCTCAGGTCAGCTCTTTAACTACGACAAATCCTCCATGTTTTTCAGTGGCAACATAACCAATGGGGTCATTACGGCAATTAAGAACATCTTCCAACTGAATGTAGTTtctagacatgaaaaatatttggggCTTCCATCCATGGTCGGGAGGAAAAAATCGGGATTCTTCAATGACATTAAGCTGAGAGTGTCCAGCAAGATTGCGGGTTGGCAGCACAAGTTCTTTTCGTGCGGAGGGAAGGAGATATTGATAAAGGCAGTAGCTCAGGCAGTTCCAGCATACGCTATGAGTGTATTCAAAATCCCCATGAGCATTTGCACAGATATTCAGCGAGCAATTGCGAGGTTTTAGTGGAGCAGCAACATAGAGAAAAAGGGCATTCACTGGGCAAAATGGGAGAGGCTAAGCCAAGCTAAACGGAGGGGAGGGCTAGGATTCCGAGACTTTGCAAGCTTTAATCAGGCATTGGTAGCTAAGCAAAGTTGGAGAATTATTCAGTTCCCTGAGTCCCTGGTAGCAAGAGTCTTACAAGCGAGATATTTTAAGGATAACCAGTTCCTTACTGCAAAATTGGGCTCCAAGCCCTCATTCATTTGGAGAAGCATACTGTGGGGGAGACAAGTGATTCATAAGGGGATTAGATGGAGGATCGGGAATGGTCAGCAAGTTCAAATCTATAAAGGGAACTGGATTCCAAAGCCCACGTCCTTTAAACCAGTTTCCCCTCCATCCTTACCAAGTGACACACGGGTAGCTGAGTTGGTCAAGGAGGATAACCAATGGAATGAGGATATGATCCGCCAACATTTTTTGAGAGAGGATGCTGACATAATCTTAAGAATTCCTCTCCCTAGCACACCAATGGCTGACCAAATTCTTTGGCACTATGATAAGAAAGGAATTTACACTGTCAAGAGCGGATACCAAGTGGCCCTGAGGATTAATTTCCCGGATACCCCTTCCTGTTCAGAGCAGCCAGCCAACCAATGGTCGATTATTTGGTCCATGTCCTTACCAGAAAAAATCAAGATCTTCATCTGGAGAGCAGCAAAAAACATACTTCCAACAGCTGAGAACTTATGGAGGAGGAAAATAGTGCCACAACCCGAATGCCAAATTTGTGGAATCAGCATGGAAACTGTTGGTCATGCGTTGGTGGAGTGTAAATCTGCTCGCAAAATCTGGAAAACTACCAAGTTTGATGCTGAGCTTAAACACATTGGTGGCCATGACATTCTGGGCATATTGCATGTGCTGGTGAAAAGAGTGGGGAAATCAGATACAGAGTTGGTGGTTGCTCTTCTCTGGGTAATTTGGGGTGTTCGAAATCAAAGCTTGTTCAAAGGGAAGAGGGAGGACCCTGGCATAGCAGCAGCTAAGGCTGAGGTTGTTGTGGAGTCTTTTAGAAGGATCCAAAGTACTGGGACAATGGCCCATACTGGAGATACATTGGAGAATCATGTATGCTGgagccccccccccccctccaaATTGGTGTAAGATCAATGTGGATGCAGCTGTAAATCTGGAGGATCATTTAGTTGGGCTGGGAATTGTTATACGGGATGCTAACAAGAATTTTGTGGCTGCTGCAATCAAGAATACAAAGCTGTACAGTGGCGTTACCTTTGCAGAAGCAGAGGCAATGAACTGGGGACTGAAAGTAGCTTATGATGCAGGGCTGGCAAACATAATCATTGAATCAGACTCTCTCGAAGCTGTAGATTATGTTAACAACAGGAAGAGTAGCAGAACAGAGATCCAGTGGCTAATTTTGGAAGTTCAGAATAGATTGAAGGAGTTTTGTTCTTGGAAAACACTGCACACGCCAAGGTCTTGTAATGCCATTGCTCATTCTCTAGCAAAGTTAGCTCTAGAGAAAAGTATAACTGTTGTTTGGGTAGGTTCGTACCCCTCAGAAGTCATGAATTTGTTAAACTCTTTTATggaatgaattttattttcttctcaaaaaaaaaaaaaagtaacaaagGCTCTTCCCCAGTAATGGAGGGAATGATATTAGAAGTATCTGTATGGGAGGGAATGAATTCGATTCTTTAACAAGAGACTCACCTTAGAATATTTTAGCCCCCACAATGTTTTTCTAAAATCTTTCTCCCTTGCAAAATGTGAGTAGAGACGTTTCTCGTTTGTAAGGGCTATTTATTTGGACAtatactttataaaatttaatgtaataatttaagtCCCAATTATATATATCAGTGTAATGTCTGTTATAATAACAGTTATAGATATCTATATAATACAGTAATATGATGTGtaatcagtattaaaaaaaaaacaggaGACTCATTCTttttctcatatatatattaatatatattacatgTATTAGGTGCAATCTTTtggtaataattat encodes:
- the LOC127902042 gene encoding uncharacterized protein LOC127902042 translates to MGNDVSRGVRDGNPKNYRRSGGGWWPAPPTAMKILSWNVRGLGNSRTFLALQKILQQQRPLILFVCETKLTAKQMYETSRKLKIDNCLAVNRNGKGGGLAMLWYNEANVHVTSYSNHHIDARVQREDGSWMRCTGIYGHPEMSQKHHTWILLKRLADLFDIPWLCFGDFNEILHPNEKLGGNDRNVNMISEFREALCECNLIDLGCKGYPFTWSNGRFGQHFVEERLDRFLCNKKWREKYVDCAVVNLETWTSDHCPIIMEVQAKGSALSYARKRTSRIHYEDAWSSYEGCKDIVDKEWRRHGNWKCADPVWLFKQTTKSSMAQLKNWSNAEFKGRQQKLEKLTAKLKELRHNGVNIVTGRKLRELKVRSRTSCLTKKFIGSRGLGQIG
- the LOC102621524 gene encoding uncharacterized protein LOC102621524 codes for the protein MSMASVSVIAFLAIFFVLQPLTAPSNFLSPLSPLLAPAFENVCDKVTCGKGKCKASQNSTFFYECECDLGWKQNTMAVDQNLKFLPCIAPDCTLNQDCAPSPSPAQEKAAKKNESIFDLCRWIDCGGGSCKNTSMFSYSCQCAVDHYNLLNTSTFPCYKECSIGMDCKNMGISVPLPPPPPPPTSLADSSENQAASNLLGNAHWLILLTWSLALVL